Sequence from the Phaeodactylum tricornutum CCAP 1055/1 chromosome 20, whole genome shotgun sequence genome:
CCGGGAGGAGCAAGCGGGGTGCGTTTGTAGTCAAAGGCACCGTGAAGTTGTGCGTGGGCGGACAActtgggattgatgcgggagcgacAAAGAAGATTGAGGGTAATGAGGGCCTGGgggaggaggcggtcccaAAGATGCAGGGGGAAATCCGGGTTCGTGGTACAGAGGCCAGCAATAAAGTGATTCTTGAAGGTGCGTATGGCTCGTTCGGCGGCATTACGACGGTGCAgatgggggggggggggtgCCAGCTGAAAGTCGACGTGTTCCGAGGTCATGAAGGATTGGAGGGCGGtagaggcttcgttgtcgaggCGCTGAAGTTGTGGACGCAGGCCGCGCTGGGTAAACAGAGCGTGAGCACGTTTGTAGGCGGCCAGAATCTCGGGTCCGGACTTGTTCCTCATGAGTTCGACATGGATGGCGTTGCTATTGTAATCGTAAAGAACAAGCATGTTGTTGTGGCCGGCACTGGAGGGAGTGAGGAAACGGCCCGGTTGGTCCGTGTAGATCTGACCGGTAACCCTTTGGTGGgcaacaaagacatggtgtGTGCATGCgacggggggggggggggggtcgGGAGGGTCAAGGTCAGGCACAGCGGCGGCAGGTGGTTCCGTCGGGATGGGGGAACCGACAGGGggaagcttggtggagcgaAGGTTCGCGCGTTGTTGGTCAAGGTGGcccttgaccatggcggggGAACTAGGTGGATACTTGCGGACCTGGCGGGAGGAAAGTTCTGGAAAAGTCGCAAGATGGCCGGAGTCGAGGGCCTGGCACCATGGCCAggggccttgttcttgcatGTGGCGCTTGTATGGCGCCGGTTTTTGCTGGTAccatgggtccagcaataggTCATGTCCGGCGAAGAGACAGAAGTCTGGGACACAGAGAGCGCGGAGAAGGAAGGTTGAGAGCGTCGGAGGTTGTGGCAGGAGCGAGAGAGGGGGCAGCAGCAAGCACGTTGGCATATCCAAGGGAACCGGTGGTTGCCGTGAGGCGCCGGTCTTCGTCGGCCAGGGAAAAGTGCTGCTGGAAATGGGCAAGGGTGTGAGCAGCAGTAGGCAATttgcgccattctttgcAGTCCAGTGGGAGCAGGCCCAAGTGCGCAATGACTTCGTAGCCTGCGcaaacagcagcagcttccgAGATGGGGTCGTTACCGTCAACGGAGAAAGCGATGGCCTCGTCAAGCTGGAGAAAAACTGATTCAATCGGCTCGGTTGTGTTCCAAGGGGTGTACATggactggaaatttttctggaGCTCGGGGGGCTTGATGGTACCGTATTTGGTCCAGAGGTGCAAGAGCAAGTCAAGGCACGTGACGTTGCTAAACTCTAACATGGGATGGGCGAGGGCGCGGACATAAATGCGGGGAACCGCGTCGAGAAGTTGCTGGCGAAGCGCGTTGTTGACGGCGACATAAAGGTTGTCGATGTCGGCGTCGCGTTGATGAATgcggttgttttcggtgaTTTGCGGTTGCGTGGCACCGGGAGGCGGATTGGCCAGAGGGGCGACGGAAATGACGAACGGGACGTCGCTGATGTCGGCGTAGGCAAGGGCGGTCAGGGTCAAGGCCATGTGGCCGTGGGCGCCACCACCATTGAGTGTGggaatggcggcggcgttaGTCATGAGCTGGCGTTGGGCACGCTTGATGGTCGCGTAGGTCGGTGGGACGGTGAGGGTGGCAATCGGGTcaaggactttgtgaggaaagtcgctcAGTTTGAAATGAGCCGAGGTCGACATCGGGACCGAAGAGGTTGCGGATGGGCGGTAGGGCAGGGTTAGGAGCGTAAAGACGgtggggttgcttcgtagttctattgaagaacacaaaacgacgatggagatcacagttgaggaaaacgatgaactacgaagattatgagtctacattgtactcttggatattcgtagggactgtggggctgtgattcgttgtgtgtgggagacggaagcgacttgtcttttagcagtaggcgattgaacttctggtgagacgttgtccttaccaggagtttgatcaacagATAGATAGTACATCTTTTGTCGGAGCTTTTGAACGGATGAAAATACGGTGACCATTACTGTATACTTTGGGATTAGAAAAAATTCCATGGAAAGGTGTTTGTACTGTAGCAAACATATTGACTGTGCGTTTCATCAACATCATTCTAATCTAAAAAGTTTTATATGTGCAAAAATTTGCCCTTCACGTGAAGCTTCTGATTTTCCTATTTACTAATTGTGCTTTGATAGTCTCAGAGTTTTTCCGTTAAAAAAATGTTGGAATAGAAATTTCGCGCAAAATATTTCTTTCCATCACGGTAAAAATCGCACATGACAGGCTTTGTCATCGGGAAGGGAGATTGAAATGTGATAGTTAACATGTAAGCGTAGGATGCCATAGACACGGTCTTACTCATCAACAAGATTAAACTTCTCAATATCCTGCTGAAAATTTGAAAGAGAGTCCATATGGCACTACCGTTGCTTATTTTACAGTAGCAACTGATGTTAGTTTTGGTTGGAGAATATCATGAGTGGAGAGTAAGCGCAAGGAAATAGAAAAGAAATGTGCAACAAGAAAGTTCATGCACCCATTGTCGACTTATTTCCCTTTGATTTTGCTATTGGATTGGTATTGCTTTTGCAGATCTTGTCGCTCTCCTTCACATGTCAAAGTAGTGACCTTGTTTTATTCAACTCGATAGTAACTGCAGTTTTCGAGAAGGCCGGACAAATGCTGAGACCATATTTCTCGTGACGTGGCAAGGAGCCGACAGTCGGACGTGACGTGATTACAGGCGTGCCGTCGATCCGTTAGAGATGCGCGGGGGAACAGTGTCTAGAGGTAAAGTGAAACATGGACTGAGAGTTTCTTTCCATCGACTGtgacaacaaaacaagttgctgcttcttttttgaaattACACTAGTATAATAATGCCATCAAGATTGTTTCTATCAACCGCCGGCTTGGTCCTTTCGCTCTATGCTGTGTTCGTCGAATACAAAATGGAGAGTAAACCCGAGGAAGAAGTCTTTACCGCGTTGTGTGATATCGATGCCATCGGAGCAAGCTGCAGGTACGTTTCGCTCTTCAGCATTGTCTCAACCGCGTCATGTTCGATTGTCGGTAGCACAATATGAAGATGTATCTCACGTGTTTCGTTCATTCACGGGATTTCTCAGCACGGTATTTACTCTTCCGGTAGGACGACTGCTTTCATATTTTGGCGTCGTTCCGCACGGTCATGTTTTAGACATACCCAACGCAGCTTTGGGCGTCATCTACTATACCTGGCATATTCTCCTGTCTGATGTTTCGCAATTGCTCACTAGCGCCATGACGATATTGGCTTTCTTGTCTACTGTCTTTCTAGCCTATCAGTTGACTTTTATTTTACACGAGCTGTGCATTTTGTGTTGGTCGACTCATGTCATCAACACATGGCTCATGTATAAAATGGTTCACAGTAGCAATAGAAGCGATAAAACAAAATCGTCATAAACATATCCATGTTTGTCGTCAGGGATTAAATTGCTTGAAATATGAATGTCGGCAAATCGCACTAGTAGGAAGAATGGCAGTTTCCAATTAATTGGGTCCCTCAATTGGTGGTTGTCCATCGTCTTCAAACCAGGGAGCCTCACCGGCTTCTTCAGGGTCAACGCCCAAACGCTTGGCCTGCCACTGTCCCAAAATTTCGGCTGCGCTCCAATAGGTCCAACCACGTACAGTACCTTGGACATAGTAATAATCATCCACGGATCCTGCCCAAATGCGTTTACCAAATATATTTTCCTTACTGATTGACAGAAACTGCGACGCCGCATCGAGATTCCACTTGCCTTCGGACTTGTCACCCCAAACGGCCAGATTCTTACCATCTTCGGTAATTGCGAGGCGAACCCACGTCTCTTCGATTTTATTTTGGCGGTTCTCCCAATTTGTACCAATGAGCCACTCCGATTTTGCAAAATCTTCCTCTCGGAGGATATCATACTCCACATATTCGTACTCATCGCTATCCTCCTTTAAAGCCTGTGGTGTGCCGGAGGAAATGGAGGCGTCGGAATACAGCGATGTGATCGACGGAATCCACGCTCGCGGGGAGCCAGAACAGCGGGTGTGAAAGCTAGTGTGTGGAAGCCAAGCGTATACTATCCTTGCTTTCACGAATAGTAATATCAGAACCCATCCGAGTGATGCAGCAAATTGTGGCGACATATTTTCCTGCACGGAATTAAAAGCAGTATGTTGTCTTCTTTATAGAGCAATTTCCTTTAGCTGCTCGACGCTGGCGTTAATCGGTTCTTAGCCAAATTACGAGAGAGGAGCTTATGAGGTGTTCGGCGCAATGAATGTATCGTTCGCAGTCAGCTACTGGGACAgggacttacagttaactgtaaatgagaCGATGAAACACCTTTTTAATTTTCCCATTCTAGTATTTTGCATTCTATCGACATTCCACGTGTGTCGTAGCATAGATACCAGCTATGAACATCTGTACGTGTGTCAGCTTGTCTGATGCAGAAAGGTTTTTAGTTTTCTAAACACAAAGACAACGAATTCGCTGGGAGACACCCCCAGCGTCGATGACTCGGAATAGTGCCCTTTATGGGAGTGGTTGATTTATAGCTCCGACTACCGAAAGTAGAGTACGGCCCAACTTTGGTTTTTGCTTGTCATGCTGCTGCAGACTCCAAACGGCGGGCAAACAGCACCCAGAAAGCCTAGTAGAGTTGCGGTAGCTGCTAATATTTTTTCAGCTACCGTCGTTCGTAAACGGGAACGCACATCTTCCGTCGTTTCACCTCTTCATCGTTTACATTAATATCATGGCGAGTCTTGAAATTGAACCCGAGAACGAACTACGGTTTAAATTGAGTGAAGAAGAACAGACTCCGCGATGTACCATGACTCTTACCCATCCGGGCGGTACAGACGAAGCTCTGGCCTTTAAGGTACGTGAGCTCTCTGTCTATTGTGGAACGCCAAGAAGCGCATCCAGTGTGCCAAGTTTCCCTAGTGCGGATAACGAGTCTCTTCTCTATTTAGTTATTTACTGTGAACCCACTCCTTCTGTTGTCATTGGTTTGCCGCTCTTAGGTGAAAACCACGCAGCCCAGGCGATACCTGGTTCGTCCCAATCAAGGTCTGATCAAACCGGGAGGTAGCGAAACCATTCAAATTCTActcgtcgaaaaagacaaacaagCCCTGATGCAATCCTTCCAGCGTCTAGGTCAATCGGCACTGGATCATTCGAAAGACAAATTTCTCGTGCAGTCTTGCGCGGTATCGCAGCAGTTCGCTTCTCAGTACGATGATGCCGGCACGGGATACGATGCACTGAGCACTATGTGGACCTCGGTCACCGCTGCCGGTTCGCGCACCACAGTTTCTAACAAAAAGCTTCACGTCAAGCATGTGGTGAGCGATGTATCAATCCCTCGATCGAGCACGGCATCGCCCTTACGTCCGCATGAACCTACTTCAGCCCAAACGCTGGAATCCATGTCCCCCGAACAACTTTTGAGCGAGGTTGCTACCCTCCGTCGCAAGTACGACGAACTTGTTGGATTTTCCGTGAATCTCACTGCTGAACGAGACATTCTCAACAATACTCTGGAACAAGCAAAGCGAGACTTGGATCGCGAAGTAAAAAAGTCTGCCTTCAGTGACAATAAACGCAACGTGCGACATGGTACAATCTCGGATACGATTCCGAAGCGGTCTCTGGGATCGTTGGTGCTAGTGGCAATACTTTTCTTCGTGGCCGGTCTCAAGCTAGAGCAAAGCGGAAATTCACGAATTCTTCGTCATGTTCCAGTTGTTGGCAGAATGCTGGAGGGTGCCACAACTGCCAAAAATGTTGACTCGGTCACACCAGCACCCGAAAGCGTTGTCAAGCCAGTGGCCAGGGCTGAAAATATGGATGAAGAGGAGCTTTGACAACCTAAAAGTTCATGTTGCCAAAGTTAACTTTCTTGTTCGAGACAATGAATACACTTCTGACATAGCAATATTATATGTAAGAAAGCTGTAGTGGACGTCTACAATAGATGAAATATGTAGGAGGCCacggaagagaaagaagtcGGCTACAATTTAGCAAATGCCCCTCATTCACGTCAATTCCTCCACAACTTTCCATTTTCGCACCACAGCTTGTATCAACAATTCTTTCATGGACTTGTCCGACAAGCCGCTGTTTCGTCTATGTGAGGTGCTGTAAAGAGAGCTCATGACGTTTTGTGGACTCAAAGGCATTGTTGTCGAATTGACGCCCGGATCTTGTCCCCGGATTGTAACCAATCGCCGTGAGGCGTCAATCCAAAGACTGATTGGCCACACCCGTCCGTGCTCGCACGTCGGAACTGCAAAAATTTCCCGTCGCTCCTCGCCGTTTAAGACAGCCGATGGCCATGGCCGACTGTTATTTTCGTCATGTTCTTCAAATAAGCGCGAAGCAACATTCATTGCGGCTGTACACGGTGCTCCACTGTCATGGTAAAGAGGAAGACCCACCAACACAGAACTATCGTCTACCCGAACTTGCTCCAGCAAGGCCTTGACGGCCAAGGGGTGGCCAGGAGAACGCAAGGTCAAATACTTTTTCCCGTCTCTACTACTGTATAGACCAGAACAATCAGCGTTTTCGTCGACCACAGCTACATGTATGTTGACCGGGCCGGGCCAAATGCGTGTCGCTAGGCGTTGCAGGACTTGTTGTGATTCCGAGAACGCGTGTACAGAGTTTGCAACACCATCTTTTCCACGCATAGCGTATGGTCTAGGTGGGAGCATTTTTTTTAGAAAGGGAACATCCAACGATGATGGCACCAAGACGTGGGGGCAACGGCACAAGTCAGATCCCTGCAACCTTCGTATCCGCTCCGACCACTCCCCCGGATCTGTTGTCGAAAGCCGAAGGTAGACTTCGTACGTACATTCGGTTGGAATTGCCACTGTGTCTCCCCGGGTCCATCGGACGGAAATCTCTCGGATCCCTTCGACTGTAGCTTGAATTAACGTTGGTTTCCGATTCGGCGAAAGTGGACTGGAGGATCCGCAATGTCTAGTGGGCTACAGAAGGGAAGGACATCTCTTAATCAGTACGTTTCTACGAAATAAGTTCAGTTCCCGCAACCACGAGATACTTACGACGTTCTTCGGAGAATGCGTCCGTCTGACCAAAGCCCGTCGCCTTTTTCGTCTCGCTGCTGCCGCTGCTTCGGCAGGTGACCGCTTCTTGATGCATTCCTCGTTCTGAGGTGTCGCTGTCAAAGCTCCAGAGGTAGTTAGGAAAGACGCTGGCTCAGGTGATGCTACGGTTTCCGTCGTAGTAATCATGCTCGATTCGATTGTTGACGAATGCTAAAGGAGGCTCAATCCCGGGTTTGGTAAATTTCCACAAGCCGACGAGAAGAAAACCCGACTCACACTCCAGAAGAAGCTGGCCGGGAACTGTTGTCAACAATGAGTAAGAGATGATCCGACAATCGACGAAAGAAattctctcacagtcaaagccGTTTCTGTCGATCCAGATCGATGTGAGATTTTCTTGGTTGGCTGCGGAGCGGAGTTGGAAACTTTGTCACGCGAGATTTCGGACAAATGTCCAGGATAGGGATGAGGTTTACGTTAGAACGGAGGCGTCTGTAGGGGTAGGTAGACCTTGGATTAGAAACATCGCGGCGGTATGGTACGGGAGAAAGAGTAGCTTTTCCCGAAATTGGCTAGTCTGGCCTTCTCCCGATTACCTTCATATCCATTGGATTTTGCGCACCGTTTGTTTTCCGGAAACCCGATGCaatcactcactgtcagtcgaCGAGGACCTTGAGTACGTGTAGAATTGATGTCGGTACCTGTACCAATAGGAACCGTCTACAGCAGATTGGATATTACACAGATCTCGACTCGGAAAGAATAAAACAGTGAGCGAGGCAAAGCGACTACAGACACAACTACATTTGATAAACATGAGCGGTTTCGGTGGCAGAGGTCGCGGCCGTGGAGGGGGTCGTTCCCCTGGGGGGCGCGGACGTGGCGGTGGACGCGGAGGCTTTTCTCCtggtggacgtggtggaTTCGGTGGTAGAGACGGGGGACGCGGGGGCCGTGGAGGTGGTCGCGGTGGGCGTGGTGGAGGGAGACGCGAGGGAGGTATGCGTCCTGGCGGAATGAAAGGAGGTACCAAAGTTATTGTCGAACCGCATCGCCACGAAGGAGTCTTCGTCGCCAAGGGCAAAGAAGATGCTCTGGTAACACTGAACAGCACTCCTGGTGTTGCTGTTTATGGAGAAAAGCGAATCAGCGTCGAAGTACCTCCTGCTACGGGTGAAACAGTTGCCACCAAGGTCGAATATCGAGTCTGGAACCCTTTCCGATCCAAAAGTAAGTCTTGGCTAGGTTCCTCTTGCTCGTCAATTGGCCAATATTTGCGATACTTTTTCTCATCGTCAGCATATCTCTTCCTTAGTTGCCGCCGCCATCTTAGGAGGCGTGGAgaatatttggatcaagcCTGGATACAAGGTGCTCTATATTGGTGCTGCCGCTGGAACTAGTGTGTCACACGTGTCAGACATTGTTGGACCCACTGGTGCTGTCTACGCTGTTGAATTTAGTCACCGTCCGGGACGAGACCTCCTGGGAGTTGCTAAACAAAGGACAAACATCATACCTATCATCGAGGATGCTCGGCATCCGCTCAAATACCGGATGTTGATCGGGATGGTTGATTCTGTTTTCGCTGATGTTGCCCAACCAGATCAAGCTCGTATTGTTGCTTTGAACTCACACTACTTTTTGAAGAATGGTGGACATGCAGTGATCGCCATCAAGGCATCTTGCATTGACAGTACTGCCGCACCCGAGGCTGTCTTTCAAAGGGAAGTGGAGAAACTGCGATCGGAAAACTTCAAGCCGATTGAACAAGTTACCCTGGAGCCGTATGAACGAGATcatgctgttgttgttgcagaaTACAGACctaagaaaaagaagagcaaaGAGTAGGTGGGAGCCTGTGAAACTATGTAGTGGTGTAATGTCATAGCCATCTCTTTCCTTTTAAATAATATGCACGATTGTTGGTAAGCATGAGGATGTTGCACTTCTACCtgatttttcttttccttcagTGATCCTCCTATTCCTTGTCGGATTGGAGTTATACGTAGTTAACGTATTCTTACATGGTAAGCGTTACAGATACTATTAGACATTGGATGGTTAGAAGGCCTGTTACTACCGCTTCCTTTATGTTAGTTGACCTGTGCTATATCTTTGTACATAGTCACTGCTTCGTCCCCTGCCGTTGGCTCCCAAAAAGCGGCCATCATTTCTGTACTTTCCGCGCGACGAAAACACGATACGATTTGACGAGACTTACGGGAATCTCTCGACGTCAAAAAAAGCCACGTGCGAATCTTCAACGCCGAAGGTAGTCACTatcgactgactgtgagtcggTGGCAGGAGAATACGATGATCAATCTACTATAGAGCACGGTTCAGGAAACGTGGGTTCGAATACCACACGATGTCTTCTGTATGAGTTGCCCTAGTTTAGCAAGACTCTTTTGAACCCAACCAGTATGCCGAACGAGATCAAAATGGGCAATACAACCAAATCTTCCTACCAGTCCATCGTGATTAGCGATGAATTAAAGACGACAGAGATCCATGCTATAAAACGAAATCAAGAACAGATACGCAACGGAGTTTTCGACGTGAGCGTAATTGAAAGCGGATACAGCAGTCAGAATCCGTACAGTTCACCGAGTAACGAGCAAGACGATCTACTTACACAGTGCTTCAGGTTGTTGGGGTTCGATTGCAACCCACTCGTCGTAAATGAAGGCGGAAGAAATTCGGCGTCGGCAGATCTTCGCTTGGCTATGCTGTCAAACTTCTCTACAGCCTATAACACTGTAAGCATCAGTCTCGCCTTGGCAATCTTACGGAACGTTCGTCCAGTAACTAAAACGAGCAACCAAGCGTTTTGCTCTTCGGCACTTATTGGAGGTATGATTGTTGGGCAATTACTTGGCGGCACTATAGGAGATGTAGTGGGACGGCATAGAGCAATGAGTCTTGTCATGCTCCTTCAAATTGTAGCAGCGATAGGTTCAGCACTCTCGTGTTCGTTGTTGATGTGTGGTCGTGAAATTGATCTGTATCATACGTTGACGGGTACGTATCGAGTAAAGTTACTCCGTTACATAAGTTTACCAATGTAAGGACCCCACACTAACCTCCCTTTACTCGCAAAACGTCAGCCTGGCGTTTCTTGCTTGGAATAGGCTGTGGTGGAGTTTATCCTTTGGCGGCTACCATGACGGCAGAATCCACCCATTGCTCGCAGAAACGCGCCAAGCTAGTAGCACTAACTTTTTCCATGCAGGGTTTTGGGTACTTGGCTGTGCCTTTAATAGCGTGGCTACTGGTCGCCGTTCTCGGGGAAGGTTCGAACATTTCTTGGCGGGTCCTACTCGCTCTTGGCTGTGCCCCAGGTATTGTGCTATCGATTGCGCGAACGCAGCGAACACATTCTCTACAAAAGAGACCAATAAGAACGAACGATTTCTCATCGACGGCACGTCCACGAACCGCTCCTGTTTCGATACAAGATGCAGTTATGAAGGAACCCGATCTGTTCAGGAAACTTCTTGGAACCAGCGGATGCTGGTTTCTTTTTGATGTGATGTTTTACGGCAACACGATTTTTCAGCCTGTTGTCTTGTCTGCCGCCTTCGGACCCGCTGAAACTGTATCAAAAGTAGCGCAAGATACACTGTTGATCAATGCCATGGCATTTCCAGGTTATCTCGCAAGCATTGTTTTGATCGGGCGCCAAAGTCCAAAATTTGTTCAAGCTCAAGGATTTTTGCTAATGGGTTTCATTTACACAGCAATCGGCTCCTTCTTTGGTGAACTAGCCGGGAATCATTGTCTACTCCTAGGGGGATATGGGgcatcctttttcttttccaattaCGGACCCAACTCAACGGTACGTGTCTTGCGTCGTTTGAGGAGACAGAAGATCTTTGATAAATTTCTCACCGTATCGCCTCCTCTTGAGAGATACAGACCTACATGCTTCCATCCGTCACGTTCTCCCAAGCATGTAGATCAACTCTCAACGGTTTTTGCGCTGCTTGTGGTAAGGTTGGTGCACTGTTAGGGGCACTCTGCTTCATCCCGATTTTACATGTCTTTGGTGAGGCCTGGGTCATGTTTGCTTGTGCCGCAATTGCTTTCACTGGCTTTGTTTTGACGCTTCTTTTCGTAAACGAAGAGACAGATTCGTCCGAATCCCTGAAAGACACAGCAGATCATCTTTGTTGCTCCACTTTTGAAGACCAGCAAGGAATGGGGAACGAATCAATAGATTTGATTGTGACCCACGATCGCAATTTACCTCTGAAAGTCGTGTTCAGCCGGCCCTCGCTCTTTGACTACTACgatgattgacagtgagcgtgTACATGTACCTATCTCAGCTTCGACCTCCTGGAACGAGGTACATGAACGATTCAACTTGGCCTCTTCCCATACATGGTTGACTTTCGATGTATAAAAATCTAAGCATGCTATAAAGGTACACGCGTCCATTGTTGAGATTAGAGAACTGGGAAAGAAGAATTTCTAATCATATGAGGAGAACAAGCTGTATTTTCGTTTATCTACTTGTAGGAATGACGCGAAAGAGTAGCGAATTGTTCCAACGGTAAACAAGAGTGTTGCTCTCCTCCTTGGTCGCAAGTAGCTCGGAATCTTTACAGGCCATAGTTCAACCGAAAGATATCGTTGTGCACATAGCTGAGAGCAAGAAACGGGTTGGCGTGGAAAGAGGAGAAGATGAGAGTGATCACTTGACAAAAAGCCACGCGAACGACGATGCATGCTCCTGATCGACCGTTTTCGAAGAACGATGGGCACTTACTATGCACCTGGCGCAGTTGACACGAGTTGAAACATTTCGCAAAAGTGCAGTGGATTGTCTCCGCCGATTTTAATGCTACCAGTAACGAAAATGAGAATGGCGTTGGGATTGCTTGACGGCTGCACGTCCGTGGACTTGACCGTATGTTGCACCTGCCCGGTTCCTTTCAGCTTGTTGATGATATTTTCCGGTCCTTGGAACTGTTGTCCTTCAAAAGACATCATCGAAGAAG
This genomic interval carries:
- a CDS encoding predicted protein — encoded protein: MSTSAHFKLSDFPHKVLDPIATLTVPPTYATIKRAQRQLMTNAAAIPTLNGGGAHGHMALTLTALAYADISDVPFVISVAPLANPPPGATQPQITENNRIHQRDADIDNLYVAVNNALRQQLLDAVPRIYVRALAHPMLEFSNVTCLDLLLHLWTKYGTIKPPELQKNFQSMYTPWNTTEPIESVFLQLDEAIAFSVDGNDPISEAAAVCAGYEVIAHLGLLPLDCKEWRKLPTAAHTLAHFQQHFSLADEDRRLTATTGSLGYANQKPAPYKRHMQEQGPWPWCQALDSGHLATFPELSSRQVRKYPPSSPAMVKGHLDQQRANLRSTKLPPVGSPIPTEPPAAAVPDLDPPDPPPPPVACTHHVFVAHQRVTGQIYTDQPGRFLTPSSAGHNNMLVLYDYNSNAIHVELMRNKSGPEILAAYKRAHALFTQRGLRPQLQRLDNEASTALQSFMTSEHVDFQLAPPPPHLHRRNAAERAIRTFKNHFIAGLCTTNPDFPLHLWDRLLPQALITLNLLCRSRINPKLSAHAQLHGAFDYKRTPLAPPGTRVLVHVKPAACKTWAPHAVEGWSASIILQATRARWLWPSGAT
- a CDS encoding predicted protein yields the protein MITTTETVASPEPASFLTTSGALTATPQNEECIKKRSPAEAAAAARRKRRRALVRRTHSPKNVPTRHCGSSSPLSPNRKPTLIQATVEGIREISVRWTRGDTVAIPTEYPGEWSERIRRLQGSDLCRCPHVLVPSSLDVPFLKKMLPPRPYAMRGKDGVANSVHAFSESQQVLQRLATRIWPGPVNIHVAVVDENADCSGLYSSRDGKKYLTLRSPGHPLAVKALLEQVRVDDSSVLVGLPLYHDSGAPCTAAMNVASRLFEEHDENNSRPWPSAVLNGEERREIFAVPTCEHGRVWPISLWIDASRRLVTIRGQDPGVNSTTMPLSPQNVMSSLYSTSHRRNSGLSDKSMKELLIQAVVRKWKVVEELT
- a CDS encoding predicted protein codes for the protein MSAEEIAQAFVGHFYNSFDTNVDSLASLFQPSSMMSFEGQQFQGPENIINKLKGTGQVQHTVKSTDVQPSSNPNAILIFVTGSIKIGGDNPLHFCEMFQLVSTAPGAYYVHNDIFRLNYGL
- a CDS encoding predicted protein — protein: MSLLRPLPLAPKKRPSFLYFPRDENTIRFDETYGNLSTSKKATCESSTPKFSKTLLNPTSMPNEIKMGNTTKSSYQSIVISDELKTTEIHAIKRNQEQIRNGVFDVSVIESGYSSQNPYSSPSNEQDDLLTQCFRLLGFDCNPLVVNEGGRNSASADLRLAMLSNFSTAYNTVSISLALAILRNVRPVTKTSNQAFCSSALIGGMIVGQLLGGTIGDVVGRHRAMSLVMLLQIVAAIGSALSCSLLMCGREIDLYHTLTGCGGVYPLAATMTAESTHCSQKRAKLVALTFSMQGFGYLAVPLIAWLLVAVLGEGSNISWRVLLALGCAPGIVLSIARTQRTHSLQKRPIRTNDFSSTARPRTAPVSIQDAVMKEPDLFRKLLGTSGCWFLFDVMFYGNTIFQPVVLSAAFGPAETVSKVAQDTLLINAMAFPGYLASIVLIGRQSPKFVQAQGFLLMGFIYTAIGSFFGELAGNHCLLLGGYGASFFFSNYGPNSTTYMLPSVTFSQACRSTLNGFCAACGKVGALLGALCFIPILHVFGEAWVMFACAAIAFTGFVLTLLFVNEETDSSESLKDTADHLCCSTFEDQQGMGNESIDLIVTHDRNLPLKVVFSRPSLFDYYDD
- a CDS encoding predicted protein, giving the protein MSGFGGRGRGRGGGRSPGGRGRGGGRGGFSPGGRGGFGGRDGGRGGRGGGRGGRGGGRREGGMRPGGMKGGTKVIVEPHRHEGVFVAKGKEDALVTLNSTPGVAVYGEKRISVEVPPATGETVATKVEYRVWNPFRSKIAAAILGGVENIWIKPGYKVLYIGAAAGTSVSHVSDIVGPTGAVYAVEFSHRPGRDLLGVAKQRTNIIPIIEDARHPLKYRMLIGMVDSVFADVAQPDQARIVALNSHYFLKNGGHAVIAIKASCIDSTAAPEAVFQREVEKLRSENFKPIEQVTLEPYERDHAVVVAEYRPKKKKSKE
- a CDS encoding predicted protein; its protein translation is MSPQFAASLGWVLILLFVKARIVYAWLPHTSFHTRCSGSPRAWIPSITSLYSDASISSGTPQALKEDSDEYEYVEYDILREEDFAKSEWLIGTNWENRQNKIEETWVRLAITEDGKNLAVWGDKSEGKWNLDAASQFLSISKENIFGKRIWAGSVDDYYYVQGTVRGWTYWSAAEILGQWQAKRLGVDPEEAGEAPWFEDDGQPPIEGPN
- a CDS encoding predicted protein, with product MASLEIEPENELRFKLSEEEQTPRCTMTLTHPGGTDEALAFKVKTTQPRRYLVRPNQGLIKPGGSETIQILLVEKDKQALMQSFQRLGQSALDHSKDKFLVQSCAVSQQFASQYDDAGTGYDALSTMWTSVTAAGSRTTVSNKKLHVKHVVSDVSIPRSSTASPLRPHEPTSAQTLESMSPEQLLSEVATLRRKYDELVGFSVNLTAERDILNNTLEQAKRDLDREVKKSAFSDNKRNVRHGTISDTIPKRSLGSLVLVAILFFVAGLKLEQSGNSRILRHVPVVGRMLEGATTAKNVDSVTPAPE